From one Lycium ferocissimum isolate CSIRO_LF1 chromosome 5, AGI_CSIRO_Lferr_CH_V1, whole genome shotgun sequence genomic stretch:
- the LOC132057837 gene encoding uncharacterized mitochondrial protein AtMg00860-like, with product MYSRSKEEHEKHLRIALRLLKEKKFYAIFSKCEFGLSSVAYLGHVVSKDGIMVDPKKIVAVRDWPTPISVTEIQSFVGLVSYDSQFVKGFSSIASHLTHLTQKIVPFQWSDECEESFQKLKALLTSALILALPVEGKDFTIYCDASRISLSCVLMQEGKVIAYASRQLKVHGKN from the coding sequence atGTACTCTCGCAGTAAGGAAGAACATGAGAAGCATTTGAGGATAGCACTTAGGTTATTAAAGGAGAAGAAGTTTTATGCcatattttctaagtgtgagttcggGCTCAGTTCTGTGGCATATTTGGGgcatgttgtgtctaaggatgggattatggtggatcccaagaagattgtGGCAGTTAGAGATTGGCCTACGCCGATTTCAGTGACCGAGATTCAGAGTTTTGTGGGCTTAGTGAGTTACGACAGCCAGTTCGTGAAGGGGTTCTCATCTATTGCTTCCCACTTGACCCATTTGACTCAAAAGATTGTGCCCTTTCAAtggtccgatgagtgtgaagagagctttcaaaagctcaaggctTTATTGACTTCAGCTTTGATTTTGGCTTTACCGGTGGAGGGTAAAGACTTtactatttattgtgatgcttcccggATTAGTCtgagttgtgtgttgatgcaagagggtAAGGTGATCgcgtatgcttcgaggcagttgaAGGTCCACGGGAAGAACTAA